In Rhinolophus sinicus isolate RSC01 chromosome X, ASM3656204v1, whole genome shotgun sequence, a single genomic region encodes these proteins:
- the LOC109437919 gene encoding small integral membrane protein 10-like protein 3, translated as MGGYIRLMAATTGPSGLAVWLSRWAAARSSYRTFCKGLTRTLLTFFDLAWRLRMNFPYFYVVASVILNVRLQVHI; from the coding sequence ATGGGAGGCTACATCAGACTGATGGCGGCGACGACTGGCCCGTCGGGCCTGGCGGTGTGGCTGTCGCGCTGGGCCGCGGCCCGCAGCTCCTACCGCACCTTCTGCAAGGGGCTCACGCGCACGCTGCTCACCTTCTTCGACCTGGCCTGGCGGCTGCGAATGAACTTCCCCTACTTCTACGTCGTGGCTTCGGTGATTCTCAACGTCCGCCTGCAGGTACATATTTAG